From the Gammaproteobacteria bacterium genome, one window contains:
- a CDS encoding oxidative damage protection protein, which translates to MARMVNCVLLGKEAEGLDLPPYPGELGKRIFENVSKEAWQMWLKHQTMLINEYRLTPVDPKARKFLEEEMEKFFFSGGSTKPEGFVPQS; encoded by the coding sequence ATGGCACGAATGGTGAACTGCGTGCTCCTGGGCAAAGAGGCCGAGGGCTTGGACTTACCCCCCTACCCGGGCGAGCTCGGCAAGCGCATCTTCGAGAACGTCTCCAAGGAAGCTTGGCAGATGTGGCTCAAGCACCAGACCATGCTGATCAACGAATATCGCCTCACCCCGGTGGACCCCAAGGCCCGCAAGTTCCTGGAAGAGGAAATGGAGAAATTCTTCTTCAGTGGCGGCTCCACCAAGCCTGAAGGCTTTGTGCCGCAGTCCTGA
- a CDS encoding GGDEF domain-containing protein, producing the protein MNGRRGEYAELTLNDINLLHARPFKAEIRATWTVMALLLLGFVIAIPFAAEQWPESNLLYAGAGIAAFAEITTGLLLLTQALLLRHDPGLALGLGYLLGGMVIVVNLLCVQDVATRLWLFRFWHGVFVLGVFVYALMNAYGSGLFKRNGFWVRARLAIGGGLLLIVLLALYLVYRPFPLPVILRDVDYATPPNLWVNGVQFVAMVIAWVALVTARRKTVLSIWMAVVACAVAIDIVLFVLGGKLFSAGLYISKLNNFIAGTLIFGMIFYRFVRIQTELLKHRVWLVRANRRLARLALTDTLTCLPNRAALDQYLEHALARASREETLLAVCVIDLDDFKPVNDRHGHEMGDRLLGSFAKRLSSLLRKGEYFARLGGDEFVLVLEDLHGMEQLPAVLKRITAALAEPFELSEDIAITVHASIGVSVYPYIDSGRDLLRVADQALYRSKEGKVAREQSWVIHSAEIAEQQPLFG; encoded by the coding sequence TTGAACGGACGCCGTGGGGAATATGCTGAGCTGACGCTCAACGACATCAACCTGTTGCACGCCCGGCCGTTCAAGGCCGAGATACGTGCGACATGGACTGTCATGGCCCTGTTGCTACTGGGCTTTGTGATCGCCATTCCCTTTGCCGCGGAGCAGTGGCCGGAATCCAATCTGTTGTACGCCGGCGCCGGCATCGCGGCCTTCGCGGAAATCACCACCGGTCTTCTGCTGCTTACGCAAGCACTGTTGCTGCGCCACGATCCGGGTCTGGCGCTGGGGCTTGGGTATCTGCTCGGCGGCATGGTGATCGTGGTCAATCTGCTGTGCGTGCAGGACGTGGCCACCCGGTTGTGGCTGTTCAGGTTCTGGCACGGCGTGTTCGTGCTGGGCGTCTTTGTGTACGCGCTGATGAACGCCTATGGCAGCGGGCTGTTCAAACGCAACGGCTTCTGGGTCCGGGCGCGTCTCGCCATCGGCGGCGGGTTGCTGCTTATCGTCCTGCTGGCCCTGTATCTCGTCTACCGGCCGTTTCCTCTGCCCGTGATCCTGCGGGATGTCGACTACGCCACTCCGCCTAACCTATGGGTCAACGGCGTTCAGTTCGTGGCGATGGTTATCGCGTGGGTGGCGCTGGTCACCGCGCGGCGCAAGACGGTTCTTTCGATCTGGATGGCGGTTGTGGCCTGCGCGGTGGCCATCGATATCGTGTTGTTCGTGCTGGGCGGCAAGCTGTTCAGTGCTGGCCTGTACATCTCCAAGCTGAACAATTTCATCGCGGGCACCCTGATCTTCGGCATGATCTTTTACCGTTTCGTGCGCATTCAGACCGAACTGCTCAAGCACCGGGTCTGGCTGGTGCGCGCCAATCGCCGGCTGGCCCGGCTGGCGTTGACCGATACGCTGACCTGCCTCCCCAACCGGGCTGCCCTGGATCAATACCTGGAGCATGCATTGGCCCGCGCCAGTCGCGAAGAAACCCTGCTGGCCGTTTGCGTAATCGACCTGGACGATTTCAAGCCGGTGAACGACCGCCATGGCCATGAAATGGGGGACCGGTTGCTCGGCTCCTTCGCCAAGCGCTTGTCCAGCCTGCTGCGCAAGGGCGAGTACTTCGCCCGCCTGGGCGGCGACGAGTTCGTGCTGGTGCTGGAGGACTTGCACGGAATGGAACAGCTCCCGGCGGTGCTGAAAAGAATCACCGCTGCGCTGGCCGAGCCCTTCGAGCTTTCGGAGGATATCGCAATCACCGTCCACGCCAGTATCGGCGTATCGGTGTATCCGTACATCGATAGCGGACGCGATCTGCTGCGCGTCGCGGACCAGGCGCTTTACCGCTCCAAGGAAGGCAAGGTGGCCAGGGAGCAGAGCTGGGTGATCCACAGCGCGGAGATTGCCGAACAACAACCCCTGTTCGGCTAG
- a CDS encoding SCO family protein yields MSRNRPLRRFILQLLTVLPILFAGTLYLTACDRGKPWQLTDINGLMPTLHFKFTNDEGKPVRASNYHGKIALLYFGYTHCPDICPMTLGKLSLALKQLGPEMNDVRVLFVSVDPKRDTVPVLHRYVKYFGPEFVGLRGDNDMLRELTKRYRVTYSYGKPDAKGDYEVTHSSAVFVFGPEGKPRLMIRHNDQQAKITHDLRRLIGETIGKSSS; encoded by the coding sequence ATGTCCCGGAACCGACCGCTACGCCGCTTCATCCTGCAACTGTTGACCGTCCTGCCCATCCTGTTCGCGGGGACCTTGTACCTGACGGCCTGCGACCGTGGGAAACCCTGGCAGCTGACGGACATCAATGGGCTCATGCCCACGCTGCATTTCAAATTCACCAACGACGAAGGCAAACCGGTGCGCGCCAGCAATTACCACGGCAAGATCGCCCTGCTGTATTTCGGCTACACCCATTGCCCGGACATCTGCCCCATGACGCTGGGCAAACTCTCCCTGGCGCTCAAGCAGCTCGGGCCCGAAATGAACGACGTGCGCGTCCTGTTCGTCAGCGTGGACCCCAAACGCGACACGGTGCCGGTACTGCATCGCTACGTGAAATACTTCGGTCCCGAATTCGTCGGCCTGCGCGGCGACAACGACATGCTGCGCGAGCTCACCAAGCGCTATCGCGTCACCTACAGCTACGGCAAACCCGACGCCAAGGGTGACTACGAGGTCACCCACAGCAGCGCGGTATTCGTGTTCGGTCCCGAGGGTAAACCTCGGCTCATGATCCGCCACAACGATCAGCAGGCGAAGATCACCCACGACCTGCGCCGTCTCATCGGGGAAACCATCGGGAAATCGTCTTCCTGA
- a CDS encoding SRPBCC family protein, with translation MSRWLLCCLLLLPFGLCAGELRHLQVTSEKGEYRIEARVRVDAPVDAVRATLTDYRHLSDINPDIRESRVLPSPAPGVTRVQTLVHACAFFYCVDMKRIEDVQQLPGGSLVSTMVPDHTSFKSGQTFWGLRPLGTQTDVTYRASMRPAFWIPPLIGPAVVRSNLRREMRESFERLESIARARAEGAQGGGDE, from the coding sequence ATGAGCCGCTGGCTGCTTTGTTGCCTGCTGTTGCTGCCCTTTGGGCTGTGCGCCGGCGAGCTGCGCCATCTCCAGGTTACCAGTGAAAAAGGCGAATACCGGATCGAAGCCAGGGTACGGGTGGATGCGCCGGTCGACGCCGTACGGGCCACGCTAACCGACTACCGACATCTTTCGGATATCAATCCGGATATCCGCGAAAGCCGCGTGCTGCCGTCGCCCGCACCGGGCGTGACCCGCGTGCAGACCCTGGTGCATGCTTGCGCCTTTTTCTATTGTGTCGACATGAAACGCATCGAGGACGTACAGCAACTGCCGGGCGGCAGTCTGGTCAGCACCATGGTACCGGACCATACCAGCTTCAAGTCGGGACAGACCTTTTGGGGGCTGCGCCCCCTCGGAACCCAGACCGATGTGACCTACCGGGCCAGCATGCGCCCGGCGTTCTGGATTCCGCCCCTGATCGGGCCGGCGGTGGTGCGCAGCAACCTGCGCCGCGAGATGCGGGAAAGCTTCGAGCGGCTGGAGTCCATCGCCCGGGCGCGAGCCGAAGGCGCGCAGGGAGGCGGCGATGAATGA
- a CDS encoding malonic semialdehyde reductase, translating into MTQAQVQTTTAETRILDDQSLNVLFREARSFPKWLDRPVEEAVLHELYDLVKMAPTSMNSSPARLVFVTSEEGRERLLPALSPGNVEKTRSAPVTVIVAHDTAFHEHLPTLFPHMPDARGLFEGNESLREATAFRNGALQGAYLIMAARALGLDCGPMSGFDNAKLDAEFFPDGRYRSNFLVNLGYGDHSGLFPRGPRLGFEQACQIV; encoded by the coding sequence ATGACACAGGCACAAGTGCAGACAACTACAGCCGAAACCCGGATTCTCGACGACCAGTCGCTGAACGTCCTGTTCCGCGAGGCCCGCAGCTTTCCCAAATGGCTGGACCGCCCGGTGGAAGAGGCCGTGCTGCACGAACTGTACGACCTGGTGAAGATGGCGCCGACCAGCATGAACAGCAGCCCGGCGCGGCTGGTTTTCGTCACCAGCGAGGAAGGCAGGGAACGCCTGCTCCCGGCGCTCTCACCCGGCAACGTGGAAAAGACCCGCAGTGCGCCGGTCACGGTGATCGTCGCGCACGACACGGCCTTTCACGAACACCTGCCCACGCTGTTCCCGCACATGCCCGACGCTCGGGGGCTGTTCGAGGGCAACGAATCACTGCGGGAAGCGACCGCCTTTCGCAACGGCGCCCTGCAGGGCGCCTATCTGATCATGGCGGCGCGCGCCCTGGGGCTGGACTGCGGCCCCATGTCCGGCTTCGACAACGCCAAGCTCGACGCGGAGTTCTTTCCCGACGGGCGCTACCGTTCTAATTTTCTGGTCAACCTGGGATACGGCGACCACAGCGGACTGTTCCCGCGCGGACCGCGGCTCGGCTTCGAGCAGGCCTGCCAGATCGTATGA
- the nudE gene encoding ADP compounds hydrolase NudE yields the protein MARKPRILTTQVIAESRLFCIEELDLEFSNGVRTRYERLRSAGNGAVLIVPFIDPDTVLLIREYAAGTERYELGLPKGRVENDEDLILAANRELREEVGYGARDLHHLTGLTLAPGYLGHHTQIIIAQDLYPDRLPGDEPEELEVLPWKVDALDRLFAREDFTEARSIAALYLARDYLRNRS from the coding sequence ATGGCGCGCAAGCCCCGCATCCTCACCACGCAGGTCATTGCCGAAAGCCGCTTGTTCTGCATCGAGGAACTCGACCTCGAATTCTCCAACGGCGTGCGTACCCGCTACGAGCGGTTGCGCAGCGCCGGCAACGGCGCGGTGCTGATCGTGCCCTTTATCGATCCCGACACGGTGCTGCTGATCCGCGAATACGCCGCCGGCACGGAGCGCTACGAGCTCGGCCTGCCCAAGGGCCGTGTGGAGAATGACGAGGACTTGATACTGGCCGCCAACCGCGAACTGCGCGAGGAAGTGGGCTACGGCGCGCGCGACCTGCACCACCTGACCGGCCTGACGCTGGCGCCGGGCTACCTGGGACATCACACCCAGATCATCATTGCGCAGGACCTCTACCCCGACCGCCTGCCGGGCGATGAACCGGAAGAGCTCGAGGTGCTGCCCTGGAAAGTGGATGCCCTGGACCGGCTGTTCGCCCGCGAGGACTTTACCGAGGCGCGGTCCATCGCCGCGCTGTATCTGGCCCGCGACTACCTGAGAAACCGTTCATGA
- a CDS encoding pirin family protein — protein MLELRKAAERGHAVHGWLDSWHSFSFADYYDPRHMGVSTLRVINEDRIKPGAGFPTHPHQDMEIVTYVLEGALEHRDSTGNHAVIRPGEVQRMTAGTGITHSEFNHSAEEQVHLLQIWILPNQRGLTPGYEQRPFAAAERRGRLRLLASPDGTDGSVTIHQDTRLYGTLLADGEQTEHRLDPDRIAYLHVAQGSARVNNQELNAGDAVTVKDESHIELQGTAQAELLLFDMPNR, from the coding sequence ATGCTGGAACTGCGCAAGGCCGCTGAACGCGGACACGCCGTGCACGGCTGGCTCGACAGCTGGCACAGTTTCTCGTTTGCCGATTATTACGACCCCCGCCACATGGGCGTCTCCACCCTGCGGGTGATCAACGAGGATCGGATCAAGCCCGGCGCGGGCTTCCCCACCCATCCGCACCAGGACATGGAGATCGTCACCTATGTGCTGGAAGGGGCGCTGGAACATCGTGACAGCACGGGCAACCACGCCGTGATCCGCCCCGGCGAGGTGCAGCGCATGACCGCCGGCACGGGCATCACCCACAGCGAGTTCAATCACTCCGCGGAGGAGCAGGTCCATCTGCTGCAGATCTGGATCCTGCCGAACCAGCGTGGACTGACGCCCGGCTACGAACAGCGCCCCTTCGCCGCAGCGGAACGCCGCGGCCGCCTGCGCCTGCTCGCCTCCCCCGACGGCACGGACGGTTCGGTCACCATCCATCAGGACACCCGCCTGTACGGCACCCTGCTGGCGGACGGCGAACAGACCGAACACCGCCTGGACCCGGACCGCATCGCCTACCTGCACGTGGCGCAGGGCAGCGCCCGCGTCAACAACCAGGAGCTGAACGCCGGGGATGCGGTGACCGTCAAAGACGAATCACACATCGAGCTACAGGGAACCGCTCAGGCGGAACTGCTGCTTTTCGACATGCCGAACCGGTAA
- a CDS encoding cytochrome c oxidase assembly protein, which translates to MNAELNHIISFLTPWEFSLTVLLTCSVTVAVYVGGLWRMRRAGEAVNPWRAAAFLLGLVGIYLFLQSYLDYLSQHMFWVHRLQHLVLHHAGPFLIALSAPGAILARGAPAWMKAGLRAIWAIPGVRLLYRIVQHPLVASLLFVGLIAFWLLPEVHFQAMLSEPRYKAMNWSMVIDGLLFWWLILAPGGEPYTPGYGTRLLMLWGVMLPQIAIGAYIGLSNHVLYDVYSVCGRAWPIAPMTDQELGGLITWIPASMMSVLGALVLLRRILLSRPSHRRTAALEINE; encoded by the coding sequence ATGAATGCGGAACTGAACCATATCATCAGCTTTCTCACCCCGTGGGAGTTTTCTCTCACGGTGCTGCTGACCTGCTCGGTCACGGTGGCGGTCTATGTAGGCGGGCTGTGGCGCATGCGCCGTGCCGGCGAAGCGGTCAACCCCTGGCGCGCCGCCGCCTTCCTGCTGGGGCTGGTGGGAATCTACCTCTTTTTGCAGTCCTATCTGGACTACCTCTCTCAGCATATGTTCTGGGTGCACCGCCTGCAGCACCTAGTGCTGCACCACGCCGGACCATTTCTGATCGCATTGTCGGCGCCCGGCGCGATTCTCGCCCGCGGCGCACCGGCCTGGATGAAGGCCGGACTGCGGGCGATCTGGGCGATTCCCGGTGTGCGGCTGCTTTATCGCATCGTGCAGCATCCGCTGGTGGCGAGCCTGCTGTTCGTTGGGCTGATCGCCTTCTGGCTGCTGCCTGAGGTGCACTTCCAGGCCATGCTCTCCGAACCGCGCTACAAGGCCATGAACTGGAGCATGGTGATCGACGGCCTGCTGTTCTGGTGGCTGATCCTCGCGCCCGGCGGCGAGCCCTATACACCCGGCTACGGCACCCGTTTGCTCATGCTGTGGGGGGTGATGCTGCCGCAGATCGCCATCGGCGCCTATATCGGGTTGAGTAATCACGTACTGTACGATGTCTACAGCGTCTGCGGCCGGGCCTGGCCGATCGCACCGATGACGGATCAGGAACTCGGCGGGCTCATCACCTGGATACCAGCGAGCATGATGAGTGTGCTGGGCGCCCTGGTGCTGCTGCGCCGCATCCTGCTGTCACGCCCGTCCCACCGACGAACGGCCGCGCTGGAAATAAACGAATAA
- a CDS encoding LysR family transcriptional regulator → MRLTLDALAVLDAIDRKGSFAAAAEVLHRVPSAITYTVQKLEQDLGVELFDRSGHRARLTPAGQLLLKEGRHLLRTADDLEGLVKRTATGWETELNIAVDDLIPLERFYPLFEAFYAEGNRTRLRVGTEVLGGSWDALTTRRAELVIGATGDPPPFGGYASRVIGSMRFVFVVPPGHPLADAPEPLTEDQIRPHRVVAAADSSRDLPPRTVGLAGLQDVFTVSGMRAKCEAHRHGLGVGHVPEHYVRDDLAEGRLITKRLEGGLPCPQLYVAWRTDRMGKALGWFLERLESPDWFEGLLV, encoded by the coding sequence ATGCGCCTGACACTCGATGCCCTTGCCGTACTGGATGCGATCGACCGCAAGGGAAGCTTCGCGGCCGCCGCCGAGGTTTTGCATCGCGTGCCTTCGGCAATCACCTACACCGTGCAGAAACTGGAGCAGGATCTCGGCGTCGAGCTGTTCGACCGCAGCGGACACCGTGCACGGCTGACGCCGGCGGGGCAGTTGCTGCTGAAGGAAGGGCGTCATCTGCTGCGAACGGCGGACGACCTGGAAGGGTTGGTCAAACGCACGGCGACCGGCTGGGAAACCGAACTCAACATCGCGGTCGATGATCTGATTCCGCTCGAACGGTTTTATCCGCTGTTCGAGGCATTTTATGCGGAGGGTAACCGTACGCGCCTGCGGGTCGGCACCGAGGTGCTGGGCGGCAGCTGGGATGCACTCACCACCAGGCGCGCCGAGCTGGTCATCGGCGCCACGGGCGACCCGCCGCCGTTCGGCGGTTATGCCTCACGGGTGATCGGCAGTATGCGGTTCGTGTTCGTGGTGCCGCCCGGCCATCCGCTGGCGGATGCGCCCGAGCCGCTGACCGAGGACCAGATCCGGCCGCATCGCGTGGTAGCGGCGGCGGACAGTTCGCGGGATTTGCCGCCGCGTACCGTCGGACTCGCGGGACTGCAGGATGTCTTCACCGTGTCGGGAATGCGCGCCAAATGCGAGGCGCATCGCCACGGGCTGGGGGTGGGCCATGTGCCGGAGCACTATGTGCGCGACGACCTAGCCGAAGGGCGGCTGATCACCAAGCGGCTCGAAGGCGGGCTGCCCTGTCCCCAGCTGTATGTGGCCTGGCGTACCGACCGCATGGGCAAGGCGCTGGGGTGGTTTCTGGAACGCCTCGAGTCTCCGGACTGGTTCGAGGGGCTGTTGGTCTGA
- the cysQ gene encoding 3'(2'),5'-bisphosphate nucleotidase CysQ: MTPDADTLDRLRNAALHLAHKAGEAIMEVYEQGFEVTRKDDNTPLTTADLAAHRTITAGLADLTPDYPVLSEESESLPFEVRAGWQTYWLIDPLDGTREFIKRNGEFTVNIALIHDHVPVLGVVYAPAMEVGYHAVQGQGAVKEDAQGSHPIQARALGKRKPVIAGSRSHVSERLQAFLHRVGEHQLISMGSALKSCLVAEGKADLYARLGLTSEWDTAAAQCVVVEAGGQVTDTEMHPLRYNTKDSLLNPHFFVFGRDSRDWSQLL; the protein is encoded by the coding sequence ATGACCCCAGACGCCGACACACTCGACCGCCTGCGCAACGCAGCCCTGCACCTGGCACACAAGGCCGGCGAGGCCATCATGGAAGTCTACGAACAAGGCTTCGAGGTCACCCGCAAGGACGACAACACGCCGTTGACCACGGCCGACCTCGCCGCCCATCGCACCATCACCGCGGGATTGGCCGACCTCACGCCGGATTACCCGGTCCTGTCCGAGGAATCTGAATCGCTTCCCTTCGAGGTCCGTGCCGGCTGGCAGACCTACTGGCTGATCGACCCGCTGGACGGTACGCGCGAATTCATCAAGCGCAACGGCGAATTCACCGTCAACATCGCCCTGATCCACGATCACGTTCCCGTCCTCGGCGTCGTTTACGCACCGGCGATGGAGGTCGGCTATCACGCCGTGCAGGGTCAGGGGGCCGTCAAGGAAGACGCCCAGGGTTCACATCCCATCCAGGCCCGCGCCCTGGGCAAACGCAAACCCGTCATCGCGGGCAGCCGTTCTCATGTCAGCGAACGACTGCAGGCCTTCCTGCACCGCGTCGGCGAGCACCAGCTGATCAGCATGGGCAGCGCCCTCAAATCCTGCCTGGTGGCCGAAGGCAAGGCGGACCTGTATGCCCGCCTCGGCCTGACCTCGGAATGGGATACCGCCGCCGCCCAATGCGTGGTGGTGGAGGCCGGCGGCCAGGTCACCGACACGGAAATGCACCCGCTGCGCTACAACACCAAGGACTCGCTGCTCAATCCGCACTTCTTCGTGTTCGGGCGCGACTCGCGGGACTGGTCCCAGCTGCTGTAA
- the mutY gene encoding A/G-specific adenine glycosylase, with product MNEFAARVLAWFAGHGRHDLPWQHPATPYRVWISEVMLQQTQVATVIPYFERFMAAFPDVPALAGAGQDDVLGHWSGLGYYARGRNLHKAAQEMVAHHGGELPADLEALTDLPGIGRSTAGAILSLGFGIRAPILDGNVKRVLARYHAMAGWAGQAGVLRRLWELAENHTPHEQVGEYTQAMMDLGATCCTRTRPRCDECPLQSDCQAFQAGQTAAFPAPRPRRRLPERETVMLVVRNPEGETLLERRPPSGLWGGLWSLPEVAREAEIDAWCRKELGCSPQASEALAAFTHTFTHFRLTIRPVAVQVNNPAASVMEGAGRVWYNTGSPAPGGFPRPVATLLKAHTS from the coding sequence ATGAATGAATTCGCCGCCCGCGTACTGGCCTGGTTCGCCGGCCACGGACGCCACGACCTGCCCTGGCAGCATCCGGCCACGCCTTACCGGGTCTGGATATCCGAGGTCATGCTGCAGCAGACCCAGGTCGCGACGGTCATTCCTTATTTCGAGCGCTTCATGGCGGCGTTTCCGGACGTACCTGCCCTTGCGGGCGCCGGGCAGGACGACGTGCTGGGCCATTGGAGCGGTCTGGGCTATTACGCGCGGGGCCGTAACCTGCACAAGGCCGCGCAGGAGATGGTGGCGCATCACGGCGGCGAACTGCCGGCCGACCTGGAGGCGCTCACCGACCTGCCAGGCATCGGCCGTTCCACCGCCGGGGCGATCCTGTCGCTGGGTTTTGGCATCCGCGCGCCCATCCTGGACGGCAACGTCAAGCGCGTGCTGGCGCGCTACCACGCCATGGCGGGCTGGGCCGGGCAGGCGGGTGTCCTGCGGCGCTTGTGGGAGCTGGCCGAGAACCACACACCGCATGAACAGGTGGGCGAGTACACCCAGGCCATGATGGATCTCGGCGCCACCTGCTGCACACGCACCAGGCCGCGCTGCGACGAATGTCCCCTGCAGTCCGATTGCCAGGCCTTTCAGGCCGGCCAGACCGCCGCCTTCCCCGCACCGCGTCCGCGCCGCCGCCTGCCCGAGCGCGAGACGGTGATGCTGGTGGTGCGCAATCCAGAGGGGGAGACGCTGCTGGAGCGCCGCCCGCCGAGCGGGCTGTGGGGCGGGTTGTGGAGCCTGCCCGAAGTGGCCAGGGAAGCCGAGATCGATGCCTGGTGCCGCAAGGAACTGGGCTGCAGCCCGCAGGCCAGTGAGGCACTGGCGGCCTTCACGCACACCTTCACCCATTTCCGTCTCACCATCCGGCCGGTGGCCGTACAGGTGAATAACCCTGCCGCCAGTGTGATGGAAGGGGCGGGGCGGGTCTGGTATAACACCGGTTCTCCCGCGCCGGGCGGCTTCCCCAGGCCCGTAGCGACCCTGTTGAAAGCACACACGAGTTGA
- the yrfG gene encoding GMP/IMP nucleotidase, which produces MQREPLDWDDIDTVFLDMDGTLLDLRFDNHFWLEHMPVRYAEIHGIDERHARQELYRRFDAIRGTLDWYCLDYWSRELGLDLVALKREVADLIVMREHVPEFLQQLAVMGKRRVLLTNAHRGSVALKMEMTELSGHLDRVISAHDLRCAKEEPGFWSHLQAVEAFDPARSLLIDDNLDVLSAAAGFGLGQVLAVRRPDSAQQDKETGEFNAVDDFRWLVPGTAVSRASTS; this is translated from the coding sequence ATTCAGCGTGAACCCCTGGACTGGGATGACATCGATACGGTCTTCCTGGACATGGACGGCACCCTGCTCGATCTGAGGTTCGACAACCATTTCTGGCTCGAGCACATGCCGGTGCGTTACGCAGAGATTCACGGCATCGATGAGCGGCACGCGCGGCAGGAGCTGTACCGGCGCTTCGACGCGATCCGCGGCACCCTGGACTGGTATTGCCTGGATTACTGGTCGCGCGAACTGGGCCTGGACCTGGTGGCGCTGAAACGCGAGGTGGCGGATCTCATCGTGATGCGCGAGCACGTGCCCGAGTTTCTGCAGCAGCTGGCGGTCATGGGCAAGCGGCGTGTGCTGCTGACCAATGCCCACCGCGGCAGCGTGGCCCTGAAGATGGAAATGACCGAGCTGAGCGGGCATCTGGACCGGGTGATCAGCGCGCACGACCTGCGCTGCGCCAAGGAGGAGCCCGGTTTCTGGAGCCATTTGCAGGCGGTGGAGGCCTTCGATCCCGCCCGCAGCCTGCTGATCGACGATAACCTCGACGTCCTGAGTGCCGCGGCCGGTTTCGGCCTGGGGCAGGTGCTGGCCGTGCGGCGACCCGATTCGGCTCAGCAGGACAAGGAAACGGGCGAGTTCAACGCAGTGGATGATTTCCGCTGGCTGGTGCCCGGGACGGCCGTCAGCCGCGCTTCCACTTCTTGA
- a CDS encoding antibiotic biosynthesis monooxygenase, translating to MYVVANRVPVAEGWEQDFETRFRNRAGQVDKQPGFVRMEILKPQTPDTPWVVLTHWESEQAFRNWVGSEDFKLAHSNPMPKEAFSGEGALEQHEVVILAER from the coding sequence ATGTATGTCGTCGCCAATCGCGTGCCCGTCGCCGAAGGCTGGGAACAGGACTTCGAGACGCGGTTCCGCAACCGGGCCGGCCAGGTGGACAAGCAGCCGGGGTTCGTGCGCATGGAGATCCTCAAGCCCCAAACGCCGGATACGCCGTGGGTGGTGCTCACCCACTGGGAAAGCGAACAGGCCTTCAGGAACTGGGTCGGCAGCGAGGACTTCAAGCTGGCTCACAGCAATCCTATGCCGAAGGAGGCCTTTTCGGGCGAAGGGGCGCTGGAGCAGCACGAGGTGGTGATCCTCGCCGAGCGGTGA
- a CDS encoding YkgJ family cysteine cluster protein, with protein sequence MKLEDIKVKITPENKCGFCTNSKCCTYVTQEIDTPKSKYDYEHLLWQVSHQGISIYKDEDGWYLLVDARCTHLKPDGRCGIYDVRPQVCRDHTNDYCEFDAPAEDGFDLYFPDYDSLLKYCKKRFKKWKRG encoded by the coding sequence ATGAAACTCGAAGACATCAAGGTCAAGATCACGCCGGAGAACAAGTGCGGTTTCTGCACCAACAGCAAGTGCTGCACCTACGTGACCCAGGAGATCGACACCCCGAAGTCCAAATACGATTACGAGCACCTGCTGTGGCAGGTGTCCCACCAGGGCATCTCGATCTACAAGGACGAGGACGGCTGGTACCTGCTGGTGGATGCGCGTTGCACGCATCTGAAGCCGGACGGCCGCTGCGGCATCTACGACGTGCGTCCCCAGGTCTGCCGCGACCACACCAACGACTACTGCGAGTTCGACGCCCCCGCCGAGGACGGCTTCGATCTTTACTTCCCGGACTACGACTCGCTGCTCAAGTACTGCAAGAAGCGCTTCAAGAAGTGGAAGCGCGGCTGA